A stretch of the Vagococcus xieshaowenii genome encodes the following:
- a CDS encoding site-specific integrase yields the protein MATIIKRGNAYRATVSLYKKGEYKRETKSFKNKKDAELWALEMELEKGRGKNLAERSTLFPDFYRNWVNTIKKNDVREATYINYMRTITVVESLFQGIQLKHLDDIVMQKKIDRYAETHSKKTTKELVLKIRGSLKYAYARGLITNDFGHLLKARGQEQPKRNVALSITEFKKLRQYCLNHQEAEFNVLVLLALETGARRGELLGITKEDIYEYGIKIRHSISPTNNDTQLKTKHSKRDISINQDVYHALIKLADNKSDYIFDWNGFRQASQLQQLLRKLNIKKTTFHGLRDTHASFLFSKDISIDYISRRLGHNSILTTQNYYLELMPEKKHQQDADALELLNDLSL from the coding sequence ATGGCAACTATTATAAAAAGAGGTAACGCTTATCGCGCAACCGTTTCGCTTTATAAGAAAGGGGAATATAAAAGAGAGACAAAATCATTTAAAAATAAAAAAGATGCTGAACTGTGGGCACTTGAAATGGAGCTCGAAAAAGGACGGGGAAAAAACTTAGCAGAACGCTCAACATTATTTCCAGATTTCTACCGAAACTGGGTCAATACGATTAAGAAAAATGATGTTAGAGAAGCAACCTATATCAACTATATGCGTACAATCACAGTAGTTGAATCCCTATTTCAAGGTATTCAGTTAAAACACTTAGATGATATCGTTATGCAAAAAAAAATTGATCGTTATGCTGAAACACATTCAAAAAAAACGACAAAAGAATTAGTACTCAAAATACGTGGCTCATTAAAGTATGCCTATGCTAGAGGTTTAATTACCAATGATTTTGGTCATCTATTAAAAGCTCGTGGACAAGAACAACCAAAAAGGAATGTTGCTTTATCTATTACAGAATTTAAAAAGCTTAGACAATATTGTTTAAATCATCAAGAGGCGGAATTTAATGTGTTAGTTTTACTTGCATTAGAAACAGGTGCACGCCGCGGGGAACTGTTAGGGATTACTAAAGAAGATATTTATGAGTATGGTATCAAAATAAGACACTCAATTAGCCCAACCAATAACGATACACAATTAAAGACGAAACATTCTAAACGTGATATTTCAATCAATCAAGATGTCTATCATGCTCTTATAAAGCTGGCTGATAATAAATCTGATTATATTTTTGATTGGAATGGTTTCAGACAAGCTTCACAGCTACAACAATTATTAAGGAAATTGAATATTAAAAAGACGACTTTTCACGGACTGCGTGACACACACGCATCGTTCTTATTCTCAAAAGATATTAGCATAGATTATATTTCAAGACGGTTAGGTCACAACTCTATTTTGACAACACAAAACTACTATCTAGAATTAATGCCAGAAAAAAAGCACCAGCAAGATGCTGATGCTTTAGAGCTCTTAAACGATTTATCTTTATGA
- a CDS encoding helix-turn-helix domain-containing protein: MNEYPLLLTRQQASKFLGIDPKSFDQYIRRHPDFPCFMVGKQERYLKSKLIEFIENNCVK; encoded by the coding sequence ATGAACGAATACCCACTTTTACTCACACGTCAACAAGCTTCAAAATTCTTGGGAATTGACCCTAAGTCATTCGATCAATATATTCGACGTCACCCTGATTTCCCTTGTTTTATGGTAGGAAAACAGGAACGATACCTTAAATCAAAATTAATCGAATTTATTGAAAACAACTGTGTAAAATAA